The Lonchura striata isolate bLonStr1 chromosome 5, bLonStr1.mat, whole genome shotgun sequence genome window below encodes:
- the EIF3D gene encoding eukaryotic translation initiation factor 3 subunit D isoform X2: MAKFVAPVIQDNPSGWGPCAVPEQFKDMPYQPFSKGDRLGKVADWTGATYQDKRYTNKYSSQFGGGSQYAYFHEEDETSFQLVDTARTQKTAYQRNRMRFAQRNLRRDKDRRNMLQFSMQTLPKSAKQKERDRLRLQKKFQKQFGVRQKWDQKSQKPRDSSVEVRSDWEVKEEMDFPRLMKMRYLEVSEPQDIECCGALEYYDKAFDRITTRNEKLLRSIKRIFHTVTTTDDPVIRKLAKTQGNVFATDAILATLMSCTRSVYSWDIIVQRVGSKLFFDKRDNSDFDLLTVSETANEPPQEEGNSFNSPRNLAMEATYINHNFSQQCLRMGKEKYKFPNPNPFVEDDMDKNEVASVAYRYRRWKLGDDIDLIVRCEHDGVMTGANGEVSFINIKTLNEWDSRYCNGVDWRQKLDSQRGAVIATELKNNSYKLARWTCCALLAGSEYLKLGYVSRYHVKDSARHVILGTQQFKPNEFASQINLSIENAWGILRCVIDICMKLDEGKYLILKDPNKQVIRIYSLPDGTFSSDEDEEDEEEEEEEEEEES; encoded by the exons atggcGAAGTTTGTGGCACCCGTGATCCAGGACAACCCGTCCGGCTGGGGCCCGTGTGCTGTGCCCGAGCAGTTCAAGGACATGCCCTACCAGCCCTTCAGCAAAGGAGACCGCCTGGGCAAG GTGGCCGATTGGACAGGAGCCACGTACCAGGATAAAAGATACACAA ACAAGTACTCATCACAGTTTGGTGGCGGAAGCCAGTATGCCTATTTCCACGAGGAGGACGAGACCAGCTTCCAGCTGGTGGACACGGCCCGGACGCAGAAAACGGCGTACCAGAGGAACCGCATGAGGTTTGCACAG AGGAACCTTCGGAGAGACAAGGATCGTCGGAACATGCTGCAGTTCAGCATGCAGACATTGCCAAAGAGTGCCAAGCAGAAGGAGAG AGATCGTTTGCGCCTACAAAAGAAGTTTCAGAAGCAGTTTGGAGTGAGGCAGAAGTGGGACCAGAAATCACAG AAACCTCGTGACTCCTCTGTTGAAGTTCGCAGCGACTGGGAGGTGAAGGAGGAGATGGATTTCCCTCGGCTGATGAAAATGCGCTATCTGGAGGTGTCAGAGCCACAGGACAT AGAGTGCTGTGGAGCTCTAGAGTACTATGACAAAGCCTTCGACCGCATTACAACAAGGAATGAGAAGCTCCTGAGGAGCATTAAGCGCATCTTCCATACCGTCACCACTACGGATGACCCGGTTATCCGAAAG CTGGCCAAGACACAAGGGAATGTGTTTGCCACAGATGCCATCCTGGCCACACTGATGAGCTGCACTCGTTCTGTCTATTCCTGGGACATCATTGTCCAGAGAGTTGGATCCAAGCTTTTCTTTGACAAGAGAGACAACTCAGATTTTG ACCTCCTGACAGTGAGTGAAACAGCCAATGAACCACCACAGGAAGAGGGCAACTCTTTTAATTCTCCACGCAACTTGGCCATGGAAGCTACCTACATCAATCACAACTTCTCCCAGCAGTGTCTGAGGATG ggaaaggagaaatacaagtttcccaacccaaacccctTTGTGGAGGATGACATGGATAAAAATGAAGTAGCCTCTGTTGCATACAG GTACCGAAGATGGAAGCTGGGAGATGATATAGATCTCATTGTCCGTTGTGAACATGATGGAGTGATGACAGGAGCTAATGGAGAAGTGTCATTCATCAACATCAAAACACTGAACGAGTGGGATTCGAGg TATTGCAATGGGGTGGACTGGCGCCAGaagctggactctcagagaggggctGTCATTGCCACAGAGCTGAAGAACAACAGCTACAAACTGGCCCGCTGGACATGCTGTGCACTGCTGGCTGGATCAGAGTATCTTAAACTTGG ATACGTATCCCGTTACCACGTGAAAGATTCTGCCCGCCACGTGATCCTGGGCACACAGCAGTTCAAGCCAAATGAATTTGCCAGCCAGATTAATCTGAGCATAGAGAACGCCTGGGGCATCCTGCGATGCGTCATTGACATCTGCATGAAGCTGGATGAGGGGAAGTATCTCATCCTCAAGGACCCCAACAAGCAGGTGATCCGCATCTACAGTTTGCCTGATGGCACCTTCAGCTctgatgaagatgaggaggatgaggaggaagaagaggaagaggaag aGGAAGAGAGCTGA
- the EIF3D gene encoding eukaryotic translation initiation factor 3 subunit D isoform X1, giving the protein MAKFVAPVIQDNPSGWGPCAVPEQFKDMPYQPFSKGDRLGKVADWTGATYQDKRYTNKYSSQFGGGSQYAYFHEEDETSFQLVDTARTQKTAYQRNRMRFAQRNLRRDKDRRNMLQFSMQTLPKSAKQKERDRLRLQKKFQKQFGVRQKWDQKSQQKPRDSSVEVRSDWEVKEEMDFPRLMKMRYLEVSEPQDIECCGALEYYDKAFDRITTRNEKLLRSIKRIFHTVTTTDDPVIRKLAKTQGNVFATDAILATLMSCTRSVYSWDIIVQRVGSKLFFDKRDNSDFDLLTVSETANEPPQEEGNSFNSPRNLAMEATYINHNFSQQCLRMGKEKYKFPNPNPFVEDDMDKNEVASVAYRYRRWKLGDDIDLIVRCEHDGVMTGANGEVSFINIKTLNEWDSRYCNGVDWRQKLDSQRGAVIATELKNNSYKLARWTCCALLAGSEYLKLGYVSRYHVKDSARHVILGTQQFKPNEFASQINLSIENAWGILRCVIDICMKLDEGKYLILKDPNKQVIRIYSLPDGTFSSDEDEEDEEEEEEEEEEES; this is encoded by the exons atggcGAAGTTTGTGGCACCCGTGATCCAGGACAACCCGTCCGGCTGGGGCCCGTGTGCTGTGCCCGAGCAGTTCAAGGACATGCCCTACCAGCCCTTCAGCAAAGGAGACCGCCTGGGCAAG GTGGCCGATTGGACAGGAGCCACGTACCAGGATAAAAGATACACAA ACAAGTACTCATCACAGTTTGGTGGCGGAAGCCAGTATGCCTATTTCCACGAGGAGGACGAGACCAGCTTCCAGCTGGTGGACACGGCCCGGACGCAGAAAACGGCGTACCAGAGGAACCGCATGAGGTTTGCACAG AGGAACCTTCGGAGAGACAAGGATCGTCGGAACATGCTGCAGTTCAGCATGCAGACATTGCCAAAGAGTGCCAAGCAGAAGGAGAG AGATCGTTTGCGCCTACAAAAGAAGTTTCAGAAGCAGTTTGGAGTGAGGCAGAAGTGGGACCAGAAATCACAG CAGAAACCTCGTGACTCCTCTGTTGAAGTTCGCAGCGACTGGGAGGTGAAGGAGGAGATGGATTTCCCTCGGCTGATGAAAATGCGCTATCTGGAGGTGTCAGAGCCACAGGACAT AGAGTGCTGTGGAGCTCTAGAGTACTATGACAAAGCCTTCGACCGCATTACAACAAGGAATGAGAAGCTCCTGAGGAGCATTAAGCGCATCTTCCATACCGTCACCACTACGGATGACCCGGTTATCCGAAAG CTGGCCAAGACACAAGGGAATGTGTTTGCCACAGATGCCATCCTGGCCACACTGATGAGCTGCACTCGTTCTGTCTATTCCTGGGACATCATTGTCCAGAGAGTTGGATCCAAGCTTTTCTTTGACAAGAGAGACAACTCAGATTTTG ACCTCCTGACAGTGAGTGAAACAGCCAATGAACCACCACAGGAAGAGGGCAACTCTTTTAATTCTCCACGCAACTTGGCCATGGAAGCTACCTACATCAATCACAACTTCTCCCAGCAGTGTCTGAGGATG ggaaaggagaaatacaagtttcccaacccaaacccctTTGTGGAGGATGACATGGATAAAAATGAAGTAGCCTCTGTTGCATACAG GTACCGAAGATGGAAGCTGGGAGATGATATAGATCTCATTGTCCGTTGTGAACATGATGGAGTGATGACAGGAGCTAATGGAGAAGTGTCATTCATCAACATCAAAACACTGAACGAGTGGGATTCGAGg TATTGCAATGGGGTGGACTGGCGCCAGaagctggactctcagagaggggctGTCATTGCCACAGAGCTGAAGAACAACAGCTACAAACTGGCCCGCTGGACATGCTGTGCACTGCTGGCTGGATCAGAGTATCTTAAACTTGG ATACGTATCCCGTTACCACGTGAAAGATTCTGCCCGCCACGTGATCCTGGGCACACAGCAGTTCAAGCCAAATGAATTTGCCAGCCAGATTAATCTGAGCATAGAGAACGCCTGGGGCATCCTGCGATGCGTCATTGACATCTGCATGAAGCTGGATGAGGGGAAGTATCTCATCCTCAAGGACCCCAACAAGCAGGTGATCCGCATCTACAGTTTGCCTGATGGCACCTTCAGCTctgatgaagatgaggaggatgaggaggaagaagaggaagaggaag aGGAAGAGAGCTGA